Proteins encoded together in one Chryseobacterium sp. G0201 window:
- a CDS encoding ribokinase codes for MNFSSEQPKIIVVGSSSIDLILETEKIPIPNETVLATNSDSYFGGKGANQAVGAARLGASVYFVGCVGMDPLGQQIMRNLVGEGVNVGFVYETDRESTGTAYVTTSGGDAAIVVVPAANKCLSIEHIEAADKYFHTVDLILVQLEVSLEVVEYSIRKAKKYGKKVGLYASPAMRLSDELLENVDFIVSKSSELHIVFGEDQREDILKKYFNKVFVRDDTNSTIYFDGTEMKYYRNDKDETVYKMGMGDAFTSGFAIALCHGNSIEECVKFGNEVSSRVSVTKGSQSGLPRVSDFFS; via the coding sequence ATGAATTTTTCCTCAGAACAACCCAAAATAATAGTGGTCGGCAGTTCTTCAATAGATCTGATTTTAGAAACCGAAAAGATTCCTATTCCAAACGAAACTGTTTTAGCCACTAATTCAGACAGTTATTTTGGTGGCAAGGGTGCTAATCAGGCAGTTGGTGCTGCAAGATTGGGGGCAAGTGTATATTTTGTTGGTTGTGTTGGGATGGATCCTCTTGGTCAGCAAATCATGAGAAACCTTGTAGGTGAGGGCGTAAACGTGGGATTTGTTTATGAAACAGATAGAGAATCTACGGGAACAGCTTATGTAACAACTTCCGGTGGAGATGCAGCTATCGTTGTGGTTCCCGCGGCCAATAAATGTTTAAGTATAGAGCATATTGAGGCGGCAGATAAATATTTTCACACCGTTGATTTGATCCTTGTTCAGCTTGAAGTTTCTCTTGAAGTTGTAGAGTACTCAATCAGAAAAGCTAAGAAATACGGTAAAAAAGTTGGTTTATATGCATCTCCTGCAATGAGATTAAGTGATGAACTTCTGGAAAATGTAGATTTTATTGTTTCTAAAAGCAGCGAATTACACATTGTCTTTGGTGAAGATCAGAGAGAAGATATTCTTAAAAAATATTTCAACAAAGTTTTTGTAAGAGATGATACCAATTCTACCATTTATTTTGATGGAACAGAAATGAAGTATTACAGAAACGATAAAGATGAAACTGTTTATAAAATGGGAATGGGAGATGCCTTCACATCAGGATTTGCGATCGCATTGTGTCATGGGAATTCTATTGAAGAGTGTGTGAAATTTGGGAATGAAGTTTCTTCAAGAGTTTCTGTAACGAAAGGTTCACAAAGTGGATTACCGAGAGTTTCGGATTTCTTTTCTTAA
- a CDS encoding ABC transporter permease codes for MFDLDRWQEIFSSIRSNVLRTVLSGFTVALGLFIFIVLFGIGTGLQNAFTEGFARDAQNLITIFTGKTTIAYKGLQSDRTVTMNNDDYDFLVNSDKEKVGEATPRYQSSLLVKYGKESGTYQVNGTDAEEKYIENRKMLEGRYLNSADLARKQNVAVIGRMVQRDLIKNGSPVGKDLDINGTMFKVIGVFSDDGGDWDERHISVPITTLQQMKKGSDTVSTVFIAYNDKLSPQEAIKYGDELQDRLKARKNVSPDDENGVRVRNNAKNMSDTFTFMAVITAIVTFIGLGTLLAGIIGISNIMVYIVKERTKEIGVRKAIGAKPRSIVALIVQESVVITVVSGFVGVGVGVLALHLIGDSLEEYFIKSPSVGWGTIIMAFIALVFSGLIAGFVPAYRASRIRPIEALRTE; via the coding sequence ATGTTCGACTTAGATCGTTGGCAGGAAATATTCAGTTCTATTCGCAGTAATGTATTGCGGACGGTGCTTTCGGGATTTACGGTGGCTTTGGGATTATTTATCTTCATAGTTCTTTTCGGAATTGGTACAGGATTGCAAAATGCCTTTACAGAGGGTTTTGCGAGAGATGCTCAAAATCTGATTACTATTTTTACAGGGAAAACGACTATTGCTTATAAAGGTCTGCAGTCGGATAGAACGGTGACGATGAACAATGATGACTATGATTTTCTTGTTAATTCTGATAAAGAAAAAGTAGGAGAAGCTACTCCAAGATATCAATCAAGTTTATTGGTGAAATATGGTAAAGAGAGTGGAACTTACCAAGTGAACGGAACAGATGCCGAAGAAAAATATATCGAAAACCGTAAAATGCTTGAAGGCCGTTATCTTAATTCTGCAGATTTAGCCAGAAAACAAAATGTAGCGGTAATCGGTAGAATGGTTCAAAGGGATTTGATTAAAAATGGAAGCCCTGTAGGAAAAGATTTGGATATCAATGGAACCATGTTTAAAGTGATCGGAGTATTCTCTGATGACGGAGGTGACTGGGATGAAAGACATATTTCGGTTCCCATCACTACACTGCAACAAATGAAAAAGGGCTCAGATACCGTGAGTACTGTATTTATTGCCTATAATGACAAATTATCTCCTCAGGAAGCTATAAAATATGGTGATGAGCTACAAGATAGATTAAAAGCTAGAAAAAATGTTTCCCCGGATGACGAAAATGGAGTTCGCGTACGGAATAATGCGAAGAACATGAGTGATACATTTACTTTCATGGCAGTAATTACCGCTATTGTAACATTTATCGGATTGGGAACTTTGCTGGCAGGAATTATTGGAATCAGTAACATCATGGTTTACATCGTAAAAGAAAGAACCAAAGAAATCGGAGTAAGAAAAGCGATTGGTGCAAAACCCAGAAGTATTGTTGCTTTGATCGTTCAGGAAAGTGTTGTAATAACCGTAGTTTCAGGTTTTGTAGGAGTTGGAGTAGGAGTTTTGGCTTTACATCTTATTGGTGATAGTCTTGAAGAATATTTCATAAAAAGCCCGAGCGTAGGTTGGGGAACGATCATAATGGCATTTATTGCTCTTGTTTTTTCAGGATTAATTGCTGGATTTGTTCCGGCGTACAGAGCCTCGAGAATCCGACCTATTGAAGCATTAAGAACAGAATAA
- a CDS encoding efflux RND transporter periplasmic adaptor subunit: protein MKKKFTWKKAIYIFLGLLFAVALFSGIGYLVKSNSKESEAFLTRKPTIQNMDDKVMATGKIVPKEEIEIKPNIAGIIDKILVDEGDRVTAGQLIATVRIIPSVSDVNNAQQEVQNSQLQISNSKMNVDNMQKQFAMQERLYKQGVISKQEYLNSQQQLYTQQQNLKNANQQLVTAQKRLQIVKTGATPELQGFATTQIRSKAAGTVLEVPVKVGSQVIEANSFNAGTTICSIADLNSLIFQGEIDEAQAGKLKQGMDMKIVIGALQNKTFPGKLTMIAPKGKDTNGTIKFPVEGDVTNPNNDYIRAGFSANGEIVLSSQKNALLLDESLIQYEKKNGKDVPFVEVKQANGSFKKVYVKLGASDGINVQVLSGIDKNSEVKVWNPSDKDKEELKEKKDKK from the coding sequence ATGAAAAAGAAATTCACTTGGAAAAAAGCCATTTATATATTCTTGGGGCTTTTATTTGCAGTGGCATTATTCTCAGGGATTGGTTACCTTGTAAAGTCCAATTCTAAAGAAAGTGAGGCTTTCCTTACGCGTAAACCTACCATCCAGAATATGGATGATAAAGTGATGGCAACAGGGAAAATTGTTCCGAAAGAAGAAATTGAGATCAAACCGAATATTGCAGGGATCATCGACAAAATTTTAGTGGATGAAGGAGATAGAGTAACTGCAGGTCAGCTTATCGCAACGGTAAGAATTATTCCTAGCGTTAGTGATGTGAACAATGCACAGCAGGAAGTTCAAAATTCTCAACTTCAGATCAGTAACTCTAAAATGAATGTTGATAACATGCAAAAGCAGTTTGCAATGCAAGAGAGATTGTATAAGCAAGGCGTTATTTCTAAGCAGGAATATCTTAATTCTCAACAGCAATTATATACGCAACAGCAGAATCTTAAAAATGCTAACCAGCAATTGGTGACGGCTCAGAAGAGATTACAGATTGTAAAAACAGGTGCTACTCCGGAATTACAGGGTTTTGCAACGACTCAGATTCGTTCTAAAGCTGCGGGAACAGTTCTTGAAGTTCCTGTGAAAGTGGGAAGTCAGGTAATTGAAGCCAACTCATTCAACGCCGGGACAACGATTTGTTCTATTGCAGATCTTAATTCACTGATTTTTCAAGGTGAAATTGATGAAGCTCAGGCTGGAAAATTAAAGCAAGGAATGGATATGAAAATCGTAATTGGTGCTTTACAGAATAAAACATTCCCCGGAAAGCTGACGATGATCGCTCCAAAAGGGAAAGATACCAACGGAACGATAAAATTCCCTGTTGAAGGCGATGTTACAAACCCAAATAATGATTACATCAGAGCAGGTTTCTCTGCCAACGGAGAGATTGTTCTAAGTTCTCAGAAAAATGCTTTATTGTTGGATGAATCTTTAATTCAATATGAAAAGAAAAATGGTAAAGACGTTCCTTTTGTTGAGGTAAAACAAGCTAACGGTTCATTTAAAAAAGTGTATGTAAAGTTGGGAGCTAGTGATGGAATCAACGTTCAGGTTCTTTCAGGAATTGATAAAAATTCTGAAGTGAAAGTTTGGAATCCGTCTGACAAAGACAAGGAAGAGCTTAAAGAAAAGAAAGACAAAAAATAA
- a CDS encoding ABC transporter permease, whose product MNILFKKDTWQEIYYSLKNNKLRTFLTMIGVGWGMFLYVSLLGAAKGMENGFDKVFSGFATNSIFLWAQNTNIPYEGFPKGRQVHLNLPDIQMLKNKISEIDYISPQNARGSFTGTPGESMSRNGKNATYSLTGDYPIGNKISEKKLIFGRYINDADVSGNKNVVVIGEEVYKNFFDSKKNENPIGKSINVKGIFFNVIGVFRVKKGGGFENDQTVFIPLSTYTKMYNAGDNIDMFAIVSKPNANVNEVEEQVKLALKAKNKVSPEDTNAFGSFNLGKEFKKLTGFLTGMQLLTIIVGSLTILAGVIAISNILLITVKERTKEIGIRRALGAKPSEVRNQILLESVVITLSSGLLGFIFGIFVLIILNMATQGQDEFPFYNPTVNYGNVFGAMAVMVILGLIIGMIPAQRAVKIRPIEALRSE is encoded by the coding sequence GTGAACATCTTATTTAAAAAGGATACCTGGCAGGAAATTTATTATTCATTGAAGAATAATAAGCTTCGAACATTCCTTACCATGATCGGAGTGGGATGGGGCATGTTTTTATACGTGAGTCTGTTGGGAGCAGCGAAAGGAATGGAGAACGGTTTTGATAAAGTGTTCTCAGGATTTGCGACGAATTCTATTTTCCTTTGGGCACAAAACACGAATATTCCTTATGAAGGTTTCCCGAAAGGAAGACAGGTACATCTTAATCTTCCGGATATTCAGATGCTTAAAAATAAAATCTCGGAAATTGATTATATCTCTCCACAAAATGCAAGAGGAAGTTTTACGGGAACTCCGGGAGAATCAATGTCCAGAAACGGAAAAAATGCAACCTATTCTCTTACAGGAGATTATCCGATAGGAAATAAAATATCTGAGAAAAAACTGATTTTTGGAAGATATATTAATGACGCAGACGTTTCAGGAAATAAAAATGTAGTAGTAATTGGAGAAGAAGTTTACAAGAACTTTTTCGATTCTAAAAAGAATGAAAACCCGATTGGGAAATCTATCAATGTTAAAGGGATTTTCTTTAATGTAATTGGAGTTTTCCGAGTGAAAAAAGGAGGTGGGTTTGAAAATGACCAAACCGTTTTTATTCCTCTTTCTACCTACACAAAAATGTACAATGCGGGAGATAACATCGATATGTTTGCGATTGTTAGTAAACCTAACGCCAATGTAAATGAGGTGGAAGAACAGGTAAAGCTGGCTTTAAAGGCTAAAAATAAAGTTTCACCGGAAGATACAAACGCTTTTGGAAGTTTTAACCTTGGAAAAGAGTTTAAAAAACTGACAGGTTTCTTAACCGGAATGCAGTTGTTAACCATAATTGTAGGTTCATTAACCATTCTTGCTGGTGTAATTGCTATTTCAAACATCCTATTAATTACAGTAAAAGAAAGAACAAAAGAAATTGGGATCAGAAGAGCATTAGGAGCAAAACCTTCGGAAGTTAGAAATCAAATTTTGCTTGAAAGTGTTGTTATAACGCTGTCCTCTGGATTACTCGGGTTTATTTTCGGAATTTTTGTTTTAATCATTCTGAATATGGCGACTCAGGGACAGGATGAATTTCCATTCTATAACCCGACAGTAAACTACGGAAACGTATTTGGAGCAATGGCGGTAATGGTAATTTTAGGATTAATTATCGGGATGATTCCGGCACAGAGAGCTGTGAAAATCAGACCAATTGAAGCATTAAGATCAGAGTAA
- a CDS encoding HD domain-containing protein, with protein MKNIIDNTVEFVKQKLEGAEAGHDWFHIERVWKLSKKIAQDEHCNQDVVELSALLHDIADPKFHNGDETLALKVSREFLENQNTPEDIIEQVLFVIKNISFKNRGEAPKDLPIELKIVQDADRIDAIGAIGIGRTFNFGGFKNNLMYHPDMKPQLNMSKDEYKKSNGTTINHFYEKLLLLKDLMNTEKGKEIAQERHDFMLKFLDQFYKEWNVD; from the coding sequence ATGAAAAATATAATAGATAACACAGTAGAATTTGTAAAACAAAAATTGGAAGGAGCAGAAGCCGGCCACGACTGGTTCCACATTGAAAGAGTCTGGAAACTTTCTAAAAAAATAGCTCAGGATGAGCACTGCAACCAGGATGTTGTAGAGCTTTCAGCATTATTACATGATATTGCAGATCCTAAATTTCATAATGGTGACGAAACTTTAGCTTTAAAAGTTTCCCGCGAGTTTTTGGAGAATCAAAATACTCCTGAAGACATTATTGAGCAGGTTTTATTTGTTATCAAAAATATTTCGTTTAAAAATAGAGGTGAAGCTCCGAAAGATCTTCCTATTGAGCTTAAAATCGTTCAGGATGCAGACCGTATCGATGCGATCGGAGCAATCGGGATTGGAAGAACGTTCAATTTTGGTGGATTTAAAAATAATCTGATGTATCATCCTGATATGAAGCCTCAACTGAATATGTCTAAAGACGAATATAAAAAGTCGAACGGCACAACGATCAACCATTTTTATGAAAAACTATTGCTTTTGAAGGACTTAATGAATACGGAAAAAGGAAAAGAGATTGCTCAGGAAAGACATGATTTTATGCTAAAATTTCTAGATCAGTTTTATAAAGAGTGGAATGTAGATTAG
- a CDS encoding serine aminopeptidase domain-containing protein, which translates to MEKLILNTHDNIELTAHLFLPEKSNNKFLLINSATGVKQHIYFSFAQFFSEKGFTVITYDYRGIGLSKPKNMKGFKASMRIWGSEDYKTLTQYIKTQFSDYEKYCLGHSVGALILGMNKDSEMFKEFIFVGTQNAFVGHLKFRTKIEAYLGFGIAQPVTTTLLGYFPANWFGLGESLPKNCAYDWRTLILNKKSTNGLLEKIDDFSKNLTQKVFVIRAEDDVWLTEKGVKSLLNDTYPNLKPTYRLVRVSESEKGEIGHVNFFRSFNKKLWDIILNELIDQ; encoded by the coding sequence ATGGAGAAGTTGATTCTTAACACTCACGATAATATTGAACTTACAGCACATCTTTTTTTGCCTGAAAAGAGTAATAATAAATTCCTGCTTATCAATTCGGCAACGGGTGTTAAACAGCATATTTATTTTTCATTTGCACAGTTTTTTTCTGAAAAAGGATTTACAGTAATCACTTATGATTATCGCGGAATCGGGCTTTCAAAGCCTAAAAATATGAAAGGATTTAAAGCTTCCATGAGAATTTGGGGCTCCGAAGATTATAAAACTTTGACACAATATATCAAAACCCAATTTTCTGATTACGAAAAATATTGTCTGGGACATTCGGTTGGGGCTTTGATTTTAGGAATGAATAAAGATTCTGAAATGTTTAAAGAATTTATTTTTGTCGGAACTCAAAATGCTTTTGTAGGACATTTGAAATTCAGAACAAAAATTGAAGCGTATCTCGGTTTCGGAATTGCGCAACCTGTAACCACCACTTTATTAGGCTATTTCCCTGCAAATTGGTTTGGTTTGGGAGAAAGTCTTCCAAAAAATTGCGCTTATGACTGGAGAACCTTAATTTTGAACAAGAAATCAACCAATGGTTTATTAGAGAAAATTGATGATTTTTCTAAGAATTTAACGCAGAAAGTATTCGTTATTCGGGCTGAAGATGATGTTTGGTTAACGGAAAAAGGAGTGAAAAGTCTTTTGAATGATACTTACCCCAATCTTAAACCAACTTACAGATTAGTTAGGGTTTCCGAATCGGAAAAGGGGGAAATAGGGCATGTTAATTTCTTTAGAAGCTTTAATAAAAAACTTTGGGACATTATTTTAAATGAATTAATTGATCAATGA
- a CDS encoding Fur family transcriptional regulator, with protein MLKRNTKTKQLILDSIKNSKSAVSQDILLKELGDEVDRATIYRVLNSFCDDGIVHKILSDDGKYYFAFCVNCSEKAHQHNHFHFRCLSCGKIECIPNEIEVKLPAGYQSVNFNGFISGYCANCS; from the coding sequence ATGCTTAAGAGAAATACAAAAACAAAACAGCTGATCTTGGATTCTATAAAGAATTCAAAATCAGCGGTTAGTCAGGATATTTTATTAAAAGAATTAGGAGATGAAGTAGATAGAGCTACTATTTACAGAGTGCTAAACAGCTTCTGTGACGACGGAATTGTGCATAAAATTTTAAGCGATGACGGGAAATATTATTTTGCTTTCTGTGTCAACTGTTCTGAAAAAGCACATCAACATAATCACTTTCATTTCAGATGTTTAAGCTGTGGAAAAATTGAATGTATTCCCAATGAGATTGAGGTGAAATTACCGGCTGGTTATCAATCTGTCAACTTTAACGGATTTATTTCAGGGTATTGCGCGAATTGTTCTTAA
- a CDS encoding ABC transporter ATP-binding protein: MLVIQDLHKSYDTGKSKLHVLKGINLNISEGEFVSIMGSSGSGKSTLLNIIGILDEKDSGTYELDSVPIEHLSEIKAAEYRSKFLGFIFQSFNLIGYKTALDNVALPLYYQNVPRKERNQKAMEYLEKVGLAQWANHLPNELSGGQKQRVAIARALITNPKIVLADEPTGALDSKTTHDIMKLLQDINNEGKTIIVVTHEPDVAAQTKRNVILKDGIIESDEFIKQIVL, from the coding sequence ATGTTAGTAATTCAGGATCTACATAAATCATACGATACAGGAAAAAGCAAGTTGCACGTTCTCAAGGGTATTAATCTTAATATTTCCGAGGGCGAGTTTGTTTCTATTATGGGAAGTTCCGGTTCCGGAAAATCTACACTCCTTAATATTATTGGTATTCTGGATGAAAAAGATTCAGGGACTTATGAATTGGATAGTGTGCCGATCGAACATTTATCTGAAATAAAAGCTGCGGAGTATAGAAGTAAATTTTTAGGTTTTATTTTCCAGTCTTTTAATCTTATTGGATATAAAACGGCATTGGATAATGTTGCCCTTCCTTTATACTATCAAAACGTTCCAAGAAAAGAGCGTAACCAAAAAGCAATGGAATATTTGGAGAAAGTAGGTCTTGCTCAGTGGGCAAACCACCTTCCTAATGAACTTTCCGGAGGACAGAAACAAAGAGTTGCCATCGCAAGAGCTTTGATCACCAATCCTAAAATTGTTTTGGCCGATGAGCCAACGGGAGCATTAGATTCTAAAACAACGCATGATATTATGAAACTTCTTCAGGACATTAATAATGAAGGAAAAACAATCATAGTTGTAACCCACGAACCAGATGTTGCAGCACAGACAAAAAGAAATGTCATTTTAAAAGACGGAATTATTGAAAGTGATGAGTTTATAAAGCAGATTGTTTTATAG
- a CDS encoding ribonucleotide-diphosphate reductase subunit beta has protein sequence MGIFDKRVSYKPFEYPEVLQFVEAINKSFWVHSEVDFTADVQDFHSQLEPHEKHAVKNALLAIAQIEVSVKTFWGNLYNHMPKPELNGLGATFAECEFRHSEAYSRLVEVLGYSEEFSNVIEIPAVKKRIDFLSNVLKHANSTTPKEYVSSLLLFSILIENVSLFSQFAIILSFTRFKGYMKNVSNIIAWTSIDEQIHANAGIYLINKIREEQPDLLTDSDIEDIYTLVDQSVELEGEIIDWIFELGELSFFSKEDLLNFMKYRVDDSLKKINMDTRYNITPEQYRPMKWFEEEVFANSMDDFFAKRPVDYTKHDKSITANDLF, from the coding sequence ATGGGAATTTTTGATAAAAGAGTAAGCTATAAACCATTTGAATACCCTGAGGTTCTTCAATTTGTAGAGGCAATCAACAAATCGTTTTGGGTACATTCGGAAGTGGATTTTACCGCAGATGTTCAGGATTTTCATTCACAATTGGAACCGCACGAAAAACATGCTGTAAAAAATGCGCTTTTGGCCATTGCACAGATCGAGGTGTCTGTAAAGACATTCTGGGGAAACCTATACAACCACATGCCAAAACCTGAATTAAATGGTCTTGGAGCTACTTTTGCAGAATGCGAATTCCGTCATTCTGAAGCTTATTCCCGTTTGGTAGAAGTGTTAGGATATAGCGAAGAATTCTCTAATGTTATAGAAATTCCTGCTGTAAAAAAGAGAATCGATTTCTTATCAAACGTTCTTAAGCACGCAAATTCTACAACACCGAAAGAATATGTTTCTTCTCTTCTATTATTCAGTATCCTGATTGAAAATGTTTCGCTTTTCTCACAATTTGCGATCATCCTTTCTTTCACAAGATTTAAAGGATACATGAAAAATGTTTCTAATATCATCGCTTGGACTTCTATTGATGAGCAGATTCACGCGAATGCAGGAATTTATTTAATCAACAAAATTCGCGAAGAGCAACCAGATTTATTAACTGATTCTGATATTGAAGATATTTATACTTTAGTTGATCAGTCTGTAGAACTAGAAGGCGAAATTATTGACTGGATTTTTGAATTAGGAGAATTAAGTTTCTTCTCAAAAGAAGATCTTTTAAACTTCATGAAATACCGTGTTGATGATAGTTTAAAGAAAATCAACATGGATACCCGTTACAATATTACTCCGGAACAATACCGTCCAATGAAATGGTTTGAAGAAGAGGTTTTCGCAAACTCTATGGATGATTTCTTTGCAAAAAGACCTGTAGATTATACAAAACACGATAAGAGTATTACGGCGAATGATCTTTTCTAA
- a CDS encoding DUF72 domain-containing protein — MKFGQVEDPSKIDFTLPKDHPRTKEILSQNKKGLENISIGCAKWNKTDLKGFYPKGTKDELTYYATQFNSIELNATFYGMPTPEQVLTWKEKTPENFKFFPKITNTVSHFRRLIDVTDPVTQFATSVMNFDEKLGMVFLQLHDNFKPKDYDRLEKFVKEWPKEVPLAIELRNTEWFTDEDIFNTTCELFEANNITNIIVDTAGRRDMLHMRLTTPNAFIRYVGANAESDYERLDDWMKHLTKWKKEGLQNLYFFVHQNIEKASPLLSAYFINKMNEEWKTNLLLPKMATENTATLF; from the coding sequence ATGAAATTCGGACAAGTAGAAGATCCTTCAAAAATAGATTTTACGTTACCAAAAGATCATCCCAGAACAAAGGAAATTTTAAGTCAAAACAAAAAAGGCTTAGAAAATATTTCTATCGGATGCGCAAAATGGAACAAAACAGATCTTAAAGGATTTTATCCTAAAGGAACAAAAGACGAATTAACGTATTACGCAACACAGTTCAATTCCATTGAATTAAATGCTACATTTTACGGGATGCCAACTCCTGAACAGGTTCTTACCTGGAAAGAAAAAACTCCGGAAAACTTTAAATTCTTCCCCAAGATCACCAATACTGTCTCTCACTTCAGAAGACTGATTGATGTTACAGATCCTGTGACTCAATTTGCAACTTCAGTCATGAATTTCGATGAAAAATTAGGAATGGTTTTTCTGCAACTTCATGATAATTTTAAACCAAAAGATTACGACAGGTTAGAAAAATTCGTAAAAGAATGGCCAAAAGAGGTTCCTCTCGCCATTGAACTAAGAAATACGGAATGGTTTACCGACGAAGACATTTTCAACACCACATGCGAGCTTTTTGAGGCTAATAATATCACGAACATCATTGTAGACACAGCTGGAAGAAGAGATATGCTCCATATGCGCCTTACAACACCAAACGCGTTCATAAGATATGTTGGAGCCAATGCCGAAAGTGATTATGAAAGACTGGACGATTGGATGAAGCATCTTACAAAATGGAAAAAAGAAGGCCTTCAAAATTTATACTTTTTTGTGCATCAAAATATCGAAAAAGCATCACCTCTATTATCCGCCTATTTCATCAATAAAATGAATGAAGAATGGAAAACCAATCTTCTACTTCCTAAAATGGCGACAGAAAATACAGCAACACTATTTTAA
- a CDS encoding ribonucleoside-diphosphate reductase subunit alpha — MEEQNSNIWWLNEESEQMLNRGYLLKGETVDGAIDRITMAAAKKLYKPELQAAFKEMITKGWISFSSPVWANMGTQRGLPISCFNVHIPDSIEGITHKMGEVIMQTKIGGGTSGYFGELRNRGTAVTDNGKSSGAVSFMKLFDTAMDVVSQGGVRRGAFAAYLDIDHGDIEEFLSIKDIGSPIQNLFTGICVPDYWMQDMIDGDMDKRKIWARVLESRQQKGLPYIFFTDNVNRNKPQVYKDLGMTVNASNLCSEIMLPSTREESFICCLSSMNLELYDEWKDTDAVKLAVYFLDAVLTEFIEKTEGNYYLQGARNFALRHRALGLGVLGYHSYLQKNMIPFESFEATQFNARAFKHIKEQAETASRELANIYGEPELLKGYGLRNTTTMAIAPTTSSSAILGQTSPGIEPFASNYYKAGLAKGNFMRKNKYLAKLLEEKGLDNEETWRTIMLNHGSVQHLAELTDEEKAVFKTFKEISPMEIISQAAQRQQYIDQAQSLNLQIPSTMPVKDVNYLYIEAWKKGVKTLYYQRSSSVSKEMMVNFVSCSACEA, encoded by the coding sequence ATGGAAGAGCAAAATTCAAATATATGGTGGCTCAATGAAGAGTCTGAGCAAATGCTTAACAGAGGATATCTGTTGAAAGGAGAAACTGTAGACGGAGCTATCGACAGAATCACCATGGCTGCTGCAAAAAAATTATACAAGCCGGAATTACAAGCCGCTTTCAAGGAAATGATCACAAAAGGATGGATCAGTTTCTCTTCTCCTGTTTGGGCAAACATGGGAACACAGAGAGGTCTTCCAATCTCTTGTTTTAACGTTCACATTCCGGACAGTATTGAAGGAATTACCCACAAAATGGGTGAAGTGATCATGCAGACAAAAATTGGTGGTGGAACTTCAGGTTACTTCGGAGAACTTCGTAACAGAGGGACTGCAGTAACTGATAACGGAAAATCTTCAGGAGCTGTTTCTTTCATGAAATTGTTTGATACAGCAATGGATGTAGTTTCTCAAGGCGGAGTAAGGAGAGGTGCTTTTGCAGCTTATTTGGATATCGACCACGGAGATATTGAAGAATTTTTATCAATTAAAGATATCGGAAGCCCGATCCAAAACCTATTTACAGGAATCTGTGTTCCGGATTACTGGATGCAGGATATGATCGACGGAGATATGGATAAACGTAAGATCTGGGCGAGAGTATTGGAAAGCCGTCAACAAAAAGGACTTCCTTACATTTTCTTTACAGATAACGTTAACAGAAATAAACCTCAGGTTTACAAAGACTTAGGAATGACTGTAAATGCAAGTAACCTTTGTTCTGAAATCATGCTTCCTTCTACAAGAGAAGAATCTTTCATTTGCTGTTTATCTTCTATGAACTTAGAATTGTATGACGAATGGAAAGATACAGATGCTGTAAAACTGGCTGTTTATTTCTTGGATGCAGTTTTAACTGAATTTATCGAAAAAACAGAAGGAAACTATTACCTACAAGGAGCTAGAAACTTCGCATTGCGTCACAGAGCACTTGGTTTGGGAGTTTTAGGATACCATTCTTATTTACAGAAAAATATGATTCCGTTTGAAAGTTTTGAGGCGACTCAATTCAATGCGAGAGCATTCAAACATATCAAAGAGCAGGCAGAAACAGCTTCAAGAGAATTAGCAAACATCTACGGAGAACCGGAATTATTAAAAGGTTACGGTTTGAGAAATACCACAACAATGGCGATCGCTCCTACGACTTCAAGTTCTGCAATTTTAGGACAAACTTCTCCTGGAATTGAGCCTTTCGCTTCTAACTATTACAAAGCTGGTTTGGCTAAAGGAAACTTTATGCGTAAGAACAAATATTTAGCTAAATTATTAGAAGAAAAAGGTCTAGACAACGAGGAAACTTGGAGAACGATCATGTTAAACCACGGTTCTGTTCAGCATTTAGCTGAATTAACTGACGAAGAGAAAGCAGTATTCAAAACATTTAAAGAAATCTCTCCGATGGAGATCATTTCTCAGGCTGCTCAGAGACAACAGTATATTGACCAAGCTCAATCATTGAACTTACAGATTCCTTCTACAATGCCTGTAAAAGATGTAAATTACCTTTACATCGAAGCATGGAAAAAAGGAGTTAAGACGTTGTATTATCAAAGAAGTTCATCAGTTTCTAAAGAAATGATGGTAAATTTTGTTTCATGTTCAGCTTGCGAAGCATAG